From Chitinophagaceae bacterium:
TTGCCACTATTTCTGCTACTATCATGCAGGTTTGTGTAAAATTTTTAGCTCATATTCCGGTGGTTGAATTAATCTTTTTTCGCTCAATCATTTCTCTGTTGTTAAGTGGTAGCTATATTATCCGAAACCGAATTCCCGTTTGGGGTAATAACAAAAAACTACTGGTGATAAGAGCGCTTGCAGGAGTTTTTGCTCTAACACTTTTTTTTCTGACACTTCAGAAATTACCTCTTGCATCAGCTATTACGCTTCAATATTTATCTCCATTTTTTTCTGTTTTATTGGGCAGGTTCATACTCAAAGAAAAATTTAAGAAGCTGCAACTTTTCTTTTTTCTGATGGCTATTTTCGGCATTGCAATTATGGGTGCTTTTGATGAAAGAATTCCGTTTATTTATGCTGTAATGGGAGTGGTTGCTGCTTTTTTTGCCGGTTTAGCCTATAATTTTATACGCTTACTTGGAAAAACAGACCACCCGATGACGGCTGTTTTTTACTTTCCACTACTGGCTACACCGGTTATGGCTATACCTACATATTTGCAATGGGTAACCCCTAGCCTTACAGA
This genomic window contains:
- a CDS encoding DMT family transporter — its product is MLKHNPGKAALFMIIATISATIMQVCVKFLAHIPVVELIFFRSIISLLLSGSYIIRNRIPVWGNNKKLLVIRALAGVFALTLFFLTLQKLPLASAITLQYLSPFFSVLLGRFILKEKFKKLQLFFFLMAIFGIAIMGAFDERIPFIYAVMGVVAAFFAGLAYNFIRLLGKTDHPMTAVFYFPLLATPVMAIPTYLQWVTPSLTDIFWIIGMGVFTQFLQYYTAKSVQSDTLSQVTIIKYLGIVFGITAGWFIFNESLSMENIAGITIVTIAVIGNYFFVTQKKIKPE